A region from the Acidobacteriota bacterium genome encodes:
- a CDS encoding alkaline phosphatase D family protein has translation MDHSLTARGRTRRSLILSGAAVMTAWASRAPALAIRDVSGTDPFTLGVASGDPWTDSVVLWTRLAPRPLEPDGLGGMPPQPVSVRWEVATDDRFMRVVRRGQVAALPQHAHAVHVEVAGLASGRAYYYRFEAMGHRSRTGRTRTTPARGSLDPAKIAVASCARYETGYFTAYRHMASERPDLVLHLGDYIYEYAGNPKTPVARPFDQGEIASLTDYRLRYARYRLDPDLQALHAVAPFAVVWDDHEVDNNWAADVAEDDQTREQLLARRAAAFQAHYEAMPLRLGAAPSGPHSRLYRELAWGDLANLYMLDTRQFRDDQPCGDGNKVDCTERLVPTRTMLGTEQERWLKARAVASRARWDVLGQQVFFGELWRPLPDGRDALPMDSWNGYAAARGRVVEMFADRARNFVVLTGDVHRHYAGSLPADARDPESRPIGAEFVTTSITSSGDGTDDPGVTEPILQRNPNLRYTCDRRGYLMMEVTPQTWTTHYRVVPFVTRPDARLETRRTFIVEAGVPGLS, from the coding sequence ATGGACCACTCGCTGACGGCTCGCGGGCGTACGCGCCGCAGCCTGATCCTGTCTGGCGCCGCGGTGATGACCGCCTGGGCATCGCGCGCGCCGGCGCTCGCGATCCGCGATGTCTCGGGGACGGATCCGTTCACGCTCGGCGTGGCGTCGGGCGATCCCTGGACCGATAGCGTCGTGCTCTGGACGCGGCTGGCGCCGCGGCCGCTCGAGCCTGACGGCCTCGGCGGCATGCCGCCACAGCCCGTGTCGGTTCGATGGGAAGTCGCCACCGACGATCGCTTCATGCGTGTCGTGCGCCGGGGCCAGGTGGCCGCCCTGCCGCAGCACGCGCACGCCGTCCATGTGGAAGTGGCCGGCCTCGCGTCGGGGCGTGCGTACTACTACCGCTTCGAGGCGATGGGGCATCGCTCCCGCACGGGCCGCACCCGGACGACGCCGGCGCGCGGCAGTCTCGACCCGGCGAAGATCGCCGTCGCCTCGTGCGCGCGCTACGAGACGGGCTACTTCACGGCGTACAGGCACATGGCGTCCGAGCGGCCGGATCTGGTGCTGCACCTGGGCGACTACATCTACGAGTACGCCGGCAATCCGAAGACGCCCGTGGCCAGACCGTTCGACCAGGGTGAAATCGCTTCGCTCACGGACTACCGGCTGCGATACGCGCGCTATCGGCTCGATCCGGATCTCCAGGCGCTGCACGCCGTGGCGCCCTTCGCCGTCGTGTGGGACGACCACGAGGTGGACAACAACTGGGCCGCCGACGTCGCCGAGGACGATCAGACGCGTGAGCAGTTGCTTGCGCGTCGAGCGGCGGCCTTCCAGGCGCATTACGAGGCGATGCCGCTGCGGCTCGGCGCCGCGCCCTCGGGTCCCCACTCGCGCCTCTATCGCGAACTGGCGTGGGGCGATCTGGCGAACCTGTACATGCTCGACACGCGGCAGTTCCGCGACGACCAGCCGTGCGGTGACGGCAACAAGGTCGATTGCACCGAACGGCTGGTGCCCACGCGCACCATGCTCGGGACCGAGCAGGAGCGCTGGCTGAAGGCGCGGGCCGTCGCGTCGCGCGCCCGATGGGACGTGCTGGGGCAGCAGGTGTTCTTCGGCGAGTTGTGGCGTCCGCTGCCGGACGGGCGCGACGCGCTGCCCATGGACAGCTGGAACGGCTACGCCGCCGCCCGTGGGCGCGTCGTCGAGATGTTCGCGGATCGCGCGCGCAACTTCGTGGTGCTGACCGGCGATGTCCATCGGCACTACGCCGGATCGCTGCCCGCCGACGCGCGAGATCCGGAGAGTCGGCCGATCGGAGCCGAGTTCGTCACGACCTCCATCACGAGTTCCGGCGACGGCACCGACGACCCGGGCGTCACCGAGCCCATCCTGCAGCGCAACCCCAACCTGCGGTATACGTGCGATCGTCGCGGGTATCTCATGATGGAAGTGACGCCGCAGACATGGACGACACACTATCGCGTGGTGCCGTTCGTGACGCGTCCTGACGCGCGGCTCGAGACGCGCCGGACCTTCATCGTGGAGGCCGGCGTCCCGGGGCTCTCGTGA
- a CDS encoding efflux RND transporter permease subunit, with product MFISDFAIKRPIVTIVSMLALVVFGTFALFQLEVDEFPEINPPVIAISLPFPGASPDQVERDLIDPIEEGISSISGLKKMDSQSLDSFGVIIAEFEFGKEPAEALQEIRDKISEIRNELPLEMEEPILKRFDPNDFPIVTLALTSDHLTGAQLTQIADPGITNVLRGIRDVAEVTVAGAVEREITVEVDPTAMQTAGVSVGQVVMALQSQNLAVPVGRLQGDIQERTIRLRGRLQTPNEFGQIVVSQSAGRIVRLTDVARVYDGAEEPRTGAAFNASNAVGIEIKKTTNASTTTVSRAVIDRVATLQQNLPPGVELKLIRDAGSRVEASVESVQSALIEGAVLTVFTVFLFLNSWRSTVITGLALPVSVLASFVAVLMFGFKLETMSLLGLSLAIGILIDDAIVVRENIVRHVEMGKDHYTAAREGTAEIGLAVAATTFSIVVVFVPIGYMGGLAQQWFAPFALTIACSVLVSLFVSFSLDPMLSAYWPDPHIPIEQRSFISRWLDRFNTWFDRQAERYKVVIGWALRHRFAMVLLTILSFVGAIALPAMGFIGGGFMPIMDNSEFSVVVTTPAGSNIAYTRLKTQEVSNIARALPEVAYTYTNIGGQTESVDEASVFVRLKPRVARTRRQEDVAADLRAKLLNLGGVEAWINTNFFGNFKQIQLELTGPKSGDLTALAERIRDEVRQVPGAVDVGLSTKGRKPEIDVVLDRGLAGSLGVTAAQVAQALRPAFAGIDTGDWIDPEGETRDVYVRLAPEARARVKDLSQLPISVQGPQGPVLIPLGQVARLENSVGPARIDHLNRNRVIKIEANTEVRSLNEVLADVMPRLARNVPLPPGYVLSSGGESADQAEVFGGILAALGLAVLLMYFVLVLQFGSFLDPLAIMISLPLSLIGVMLALLVTNTTINLMSMIGVILLMGIVAKNAILLVDFAKWSMEQGMGRREALIEAGRVRLRPILMTSFALVAGMIPVAIGHGEGADFRAPLGRAVIGGVITSTLLTLLVIPTLYDIMAGLRDRVFALFRRSTRASRHGHASEPVDLPTT from the coding sequence GTGTTCATCTCCGATTTCGCCATCAAGCGTCCCATCGTGACGATCGTCTCGATGCTGGCGCTCGTGGTTTTCGGCACCTTCGCGCTGTTCCAGCTCGAGGTGGACGAGTTCCCCGAGATCAATCCGCCGGTGATCGCGATCTCGTTGCCGTTCCCCGGTGCCTCGCCCGATCAGGTCGAGCGCGACCTGATCGATCCGATCGAGGAAGGCATCTCCAGCATCAGCGGGCTCAAGAAGATGGACTCGCAGTCGCTGGACAGCTTCGGCGTGATCATCGCCGAGTTCGAGTTCGGCAAGGAGCCGGCCGAAGCGCTGCAGGAGATCCGCGACAAGATCTCCGAGATCCGCAACGAGCTCCCGCTCGAGATGGAGGAGCCGATCCTCAAGCGGTTCGATCCGAACGACTTCCCGATCGTCACGCTGGCGTTGACGTCAGACCACCTGACCGGCGCGCAGCTCACGCAGATCGCCGACCCCGGCATCACCAACGTGCTGCGCGGCATCAGGGACGTGGCCGAGGTGACGGTGGCGGGCGCCGTCGAGCGCGAGATCACGGTGGAGGTCGACCCGACGGCGATGCAGACCGCCGGCGTCAGCGTCGGGCAGGTGGTGATGGCGCTGCAGTCGCAGAACCTCGCCGTGCCCGTCGGCCGCCTCCAGGGCGACATCCAGGAGCGGACGATCCGTCTTCGCGGCCGTCTGCAGACGCCCAACGAGTTCGGGCAGATCGTGGTGAGCCAGTCGGCGGGACGTATCGTGCGCCTCACCGATGTCGCGCGCGTGTACGACGGCGCGGAGGAGCCGCGCACCGGTGCGGCCTTCAACGCCAGCAACGCTGTCGGCATCGAGATCAAGAAGACGACCAACGCGTCGACCACCACGGTGAGCCGGGCCGTGATCGACAGGGTCGCGACGCTGCAGCAGAACCTGCCGCCGGGTGTCGAGCTGAAGCTCATTCGCGACGCGGGCTCGCGCGTCGAGGCGTCTGTCGAGAGCGTGCAGTCAGCGCTCATCGAGGGCGCCGTGCTCACCGTCTTCACGGTGTTCCTCTTCCTCAACTCGTGGCGCTCGACGGTCATCACCGGTCTCGCGCTGCCGGTCTCGGTGCTGGCCTCCTTCGTCGCCGTCCTCATGTTCGGCTTCAAGCTCGAGACAATGTCGCTGCTCGGGTTGTCGCTGGCCATCGGCATCCTGATCGACGATGCGATCGTGGTGCGCGAGAACATCGTGCGCCACGTCGAGATGGGCAAGGATCACTACACCGCCGCGCGTGAAGGTACGGCGGAGATCGGCCTGGCCGTTGCGGCCACCACGTTCTCGATCGTCGTCGTGTTCGTGCCGATCGGCTACATGGGCGGCCTGGCGCAGCAGTGGTTCGCGCCGTTCGCACTGACGATTGCGTGCTCGGTGCTGGTGTCGCTCTTCGTGTCGTTCTCGCTGGACCCGATGCTGTCGGCGTACTGGCCCGATCCGCACATCCCGATCGAGCAGCGCAGCTTCATCTCGCGGTGGCTCGATCGGTTCAACACGTGGTTCGACAGGCAGGCCGAGCGCTACAAGGTGGTGATCGGCTGGGCGCTGCGTCACCGGTTCGCGATGGTGCTGCTCACGATCCTGTCGTTCGTTGGCGCGATTGCGCTGCCGGCGATGGGATTCATCGGCGGCGGCTTCATGCCCATCATGGACAACTCCGAGTTCAGCGTCGTCGTGACGACGCCGGCCGGGTCCAACATCGCGTACACGCGACTGAAGACACAGGAAGTGTCCAACATCGCGCGCGCGCTGCCGGAGGTGGCGTACACCTACACGAACATCGGCGGGCAGACCGAGTCGGTGGACGAAGCGTCGGTGTTCGTGCGGCTGAAGCCGCGCGTCGCACGCACGCGCCGGCAGGAGGACGTGGCGGCGGATCTGCGCGCGAAGCTGCTGAACCTCGGTGGCGTGGAGGCGTGGATCAACACGAACTTCTTCGGCAACTTCAAGCAGATTCAGCTCGAGCTCACGGGGCCGAAGTCGGGGGATCTGACGGCGCTCGCCGAGCGCATCCGCGACGAAGTGCGGCAGGTGCCTGGCGCCGTGGACGTGGGGCTGTCGACAAAGGGGCGCAAGCCGGAGATCGACGTCGTGCTCGATCGCGGGCTCGCCGGATCGCTCGGCGTGACGGCGGCACAGGTCGCGCAGGCGCTGCGTCCCGCGTTCGCGGGGATCGATACGGGCGACTGGATCGATCCTGAAGGAGAGACGCGCGACGTCTACGTGCGCCTCGCGCCGGAGGCGCGCGCGCGGGTGAAGGACCTGTCGCAGCTGCCCATCTCGGTGCAGGGACCGCAGGGACCGGTGCTGATCCCGCTCGGACAGGTCGCTCGCCTCGAGAACAGCGTCGGCCCGGCCCGCATCGATCACCTGAACCGCAATCGGGTGATCAAGATCGAGGCCAACACCGAAGTGCGTTCGCTGAACGAGGTGCTGGCCGACGTGATGCCGCGGCTGGCCAGGAACGTGCCGCTGCCACCGGGCTACGTGCTGTCGAGCGGCGGCGAGTCGGCAGACCAGGCCGAGGTCTTCGGAGGGATCCTCGCCGCGCTCGGGCTCGCGGTCCTGCTGATGTACTTCGTGCTCGTGCTGCAGTTCGGATCGTTCCTGGACCCGCTGGCGATCATGATCTCGCTGCCGCTCTCGCTCATCGGTGTGATGCTGGCGCTGCTGGTCACCAACACGACGATCAACCTGATGAGCATGATCGGCGTGATCCTGCTGATGGGCATCGTGGCCAAGAACGCCATCCTGCTCGTCGACTTCGCGAAGTGGTCGATGGAGCAGGGCATGGGCCGGCGCGAGGCGCTGATCGAGGCGGGTCGCGTGCGCCTGCGGCCCATCCTCATGACCAGCTTTGCGCTCGTGGCGGGCATGATTCCCGTGGCCATCGGGCACGGCGAGGGCGCGGACTTCCGCGCGCCGCTCGGGCGCGCGGTGATCGGCGGCGTGATCACGTCGACGCTGCTCACGTTGCTGGTCATCCCCACGCTGTACGACATCATGGCCGGCCTGCGCGACCGCGTGTTCGCGCTGTTCCGCCGGTCGACCCGCGCCAGCCGCCACGGCCACGCCAGCGAACCCGTCGACCTCCCGACGACGTGA
- a CDS encoding methionine adenosyltransferase translates to MSRFVLTSESVSEGHPDKVADFISDSALDACLSQDPTSKVAVETLVKEDLVVLAGEVTTGATGVDYEAIARQAIREIGYDWPDEVFNADGVQVILKITAQSKEINASVVDKAQAEEQGAGDQGLMFGYATNESPELMPLPLLLSHKLTKGLADDRKQGGAYRWLRPDAKSQVSVRYEGGKPVAIERVVVSTQHVADAAQADIKAYVIEDLAPRVLGDWCPKADLFLVNPSGSFSHGGPSADAGVTGRKIIVDTYGGAARHGGGAFSGKDPSKVDRSAAYFGRYVAREVVKAGLADRCEVQFSYAIGVAEPTSLLVETYGTGDNQAAEDFVRKTFDMRPAGIIRTLDLLRPIYRQTTNYGHFGRPGLPWER, encoded by the coding sequence ATGTCCCGTTTCGTTCTCACGTCGGAGTCGGTTTCGGAGGGTCACCCGGACAAGGTGGCCGACTTCATCTCCGATTCCGCGCTCGACGCCTGTCTTTCGCAGGATCCCACCTCGAAGGTGGCCGTTGAAACGCTCGTCAAGGAAGATCTCGTCGTGCTGGCCGGTGAGGTGACGACCGGCGCGACGGGCGTGGACTACGAGGCCATCGCCCGCCAGGCGATTCGCGAGATCGGCTACGACTGGCCCGACGAGGTCTTCAACGCCGATGGCGTGCAGGTGATCCTCAAGATCACCGCGCAGTCCAAGGAGATCAACGCCAGCGTCGTGGACAAGGCGCAGGCCGAGGAGCAGGGCGCCGGCGATCAGGGGCTGATGTTCGGCTACGCCACCAACGAGAGCCCGGAACTGATGCCGCTGCCGCTGCTGCTCTCGCACAAGCTCACGAAGGGACTCGCCGACGACCGCAAGCAGGGCGGGGCGTATCGCTGGCTGCGTCCTGACGCCAAGAGCCAGGTGTCGGTGCGCTACGAAGGCGGCAAGCCCGTGGCCATCGAGCGTGTGGTCGTCTCGACGCAGCACGTGGCCGACGCGGCGCAGGCCGACATCAAGGCCTACGTGATCGAGGATCTCGCGCCGCGCGTGCTCGGCGACTGGTGTCCGAAGGCCGACCTGTTCCTCGTGAACCCGTCGGGCAGCTTCTCGCACGGTGGTCCGTCTGCCGACGCCGGCGTCACGGGCCGCAAGATCATCGTCGACACGTACGGTGGCGCGGCGCGTCACGGCGGCGGCGCGTTCTCGGGCAAGGACCCGTCGAAGGTGGATCGCAGTGCGGCGTACTTCGGCCGCTACGTGGCGCGGGAAGTGGTGAAGGCCGGTCTCGCGGATCGCTGCGAAGTGCAGTTCTCGTACGCGATTGGCGTCGCCGAGCCGACGTCGCTGCTCGTGGAGACCTACGGCACCGGCGACAACCAGGCCGCGGAAGACTTCGTGCGCAAGACGTTCGACATGCGTCCGGCAGGCATCATCAGGACGCTCGATCTGCTGCGCCCGATCTATCGCCAGACCACCAACTACGGTCACTTCGGCCGCCCGGGCCTGCCCTGGGAGCGGTGA
- the dut gene encoding dUTP diphosphatase — MDLSNDSITVGVRALRDIDVPRYQTPGAAAVDLAAATAVDVPPGQLALVPTGLVFAVPPGHFLAIVARSSLPKRGLIVANGLGVLDSDYRGPDDEARVLVLNYTQAVVHIASGDRIAQAFVVRVPRITFEPLTHDAETTSRGGFGSTGTA, encoded by the coding sequence GTGGATTTATCGAATGATTCCATAACCGTCGGCGTCAGGGCCCTCCGCGACATCGACGTCCCCCGCTACCAGACGCCGGGCGCGGCGGCCGTCGATCTGGCGGCCGCCACCGCCGTGGACGTGCCCCCTGGCCAACTCGCGCTCGTCCCGACGGGCCTGGTGTTCGCGGTCCCGCCCGGCCATTTCCTCGCGATCGTGGCGCGCAGCAGCCTGCCCAAACGCGGGCTGATCGTGGCCAACGGCCTGGGCGTGCTCGACAGCGACTACCGCGGTCCCGACGACGAGGCGCGCGTGCTGGTCCTCAACTACACGCAGGCGGTCGTCCACATCGCCAGCGGCGATCGGATTGCGCAGGCCTTCGTGGTCCGCGTGCCTCGCATCACGTTCGAGCCGCTGACCCACGACGCCGAGACGACATCGCGAGGCGGCTTCGGCTCGACAGGCACTGCGTAA
- a CDS encoding HAD-IA family hydrolase, with product MSAIVFDLDGTLVDSFDDISGAFCRSFHVIGVQAPEPAAVRPWIGKPLRDMYAAWAPPEAIDALVDEYRRDYAERCADRTRPYPGIVDLLHRLRERGTGLAVATTKTTWMARTVMARLDLEDCVDHVQGTDGFPHKPAPDVIAHALQGLGTPGAWMVGDAVTDILAGRAAGLRTCAVTWGVHDAATLRASEPDALVSSVDDLHALLVL from the coding sequence GTGTCTGCGATCGTTTTCGATCTCGATGGGACGCTCGTCGACTCGTTCGACGACATCAGCGGCGCGTTCTGCCGCAGCTTCCATGTGATCGGAGTACAGGCACCGGAACCCGCAGCGGTACGGCCGTGGATCGGCAAGCCGCTGCGGGACATGTATGCGGCGTGGGCACCGCCCGAGGCGATCGACGCGCTCGTGGACGAGTATCGTCGCGACTACGCCGAGCGGTGCGCCGATCGCACGCGTCCGTACCCCGGCATCGTCGACCTGCTGCACCGGCTGCGCGAGCGCGGCACCGGATTGGCCGTCGCCACGACCAAGACGACGTGGATGGCCAGAACGGTGATGGCGCGTCTCGACCTGGAGGATTGCGTGGATCACGTGCAGGGCACGGACGGCTTTCCGCACAAGCCGGCACCGGACGTGATCGCGCACGCCCTTCAGGGCCTCGGCACACCCGGGGCCTGGATGGTGGGAGACGCCGTCACGGACATCCTCGCGGGCCGCGCTGCCGGCCTGCGCACGTGCGCCGTCACATGGGGCGTGCACGACGCGGCGACCCTCCGCGCGTCAGAACCCGACGCGCTCGTGTCATCGGTCGACGATCTGCACGCACTGCTTGTTCTATAG
- the ilvA gene encoding threonine ammonia-lyase, biosynthetic, producing MPFDSLLREILTSRVYDVARETPLDPAPRLSARLGVPVLLKREDLQPVFSFKIRGAYNRMARLTAEERTRGAIAASAGNHAQGVALSARHLRMQARIVMPCTTPDIKVDAVRALGAEVVLAGDTYGDAYAFACEEAARTGATFVHPFDDLLVIAGQGTVGDEIVRQRPGEIDAVFVPVGGGGLLAGIAAYIKAVLPAVKIIGVEPVDADAMARSLAAGDRVTLDRVGLFADGVAVREVGVHTFAIASQTVDEVVCVDNDAICAAIKDVFDDTRTIMEPAGALSVAGLKAWVARQPTPPSNPLVAVLSGANMNFGRLRFVAERAELGEQREALFAVTIPERKGAFREFCTILGPRVITEFNYRLNTRAEAHIFVGVATRSGADAADVLVRLQEGGYQVADLTHSEVAKLHVRYMVGGRSRDVRRERVCRFEFPERPGALLQFLDTLGGRWNISLFHYRNHGADSGRVLAGFEVPEVDDSAFDGFREALGYRSSEDTGDQAYARFLA from the coding sequence GTGCCGTTCGATTCGTTGCTGCGTGAAATCCTGACCAGTCGCGTGTACGACGTCGCGCGGGAGACGCCGCTCGACCCCGCGCCGCGTCTCTCGGCGCGCCTCGGCGTGCCTGTCCTCCTCAAGCGCGAGGACCTCCAGCCCGTCTTCTCCTTCAAGATTCGCGGTGCATACAACCGCATGGCGCGACTCACCGCCGAGGAGCGTACGCGCGGGGCGATCGCGGCCAGTGCCGGCAATCACGCACAGGGCGTGGCGCTGTCGGCTCGGCATCTTCGCATGCAGGCGCGCATCGTGATGCCGTGCACCACGCCGGACATCAAGGTCGACGCCGTGCGCGCCCTCGGCGCCGAAGTGGTCCTGGCCGGTGATACGTACGGCGATGCCTACGCATTCGCGTGCGAGGAAGCGGCGCGGACCGGCGCGACGTTCGTCCATCCGTTCGACGACCTGCTGGTGATCGCCGGACAGGGCACCGTGGGCGACGAGATCGTGCGGCAGCGCCCGGGCGAGATCGACGCGGTCTTCGTCCCGGTTGGCGGCGGCGGTCTGCTGGCGGGCATCGCCGCCTACATCAAGGCCGTGCTGCCCGCCGTGAAGATCATCGGCGTCGAGCCGGTCGACGCCGATGCGATGGCGCGCTCGCTGGCCGCTGGCGATCGTGTGACGCTCGATCGGGTGGGGTTGTTTGCCGACGGCGTCGCCGTCCGCGAGGTGGGCGTCCACACGTTCGCGATCGCATCGCAGACGGTCGACGAGGTCGTGTGCGTGGACAACGACGCGATCTGCGCGGCCATCAAGGACGTCTTCGACGACACGCGCACGATCATGGAGCCCGCCGGCGCGCTGTCGGTGGCCGGCCTCAAGGCATGGGTGGCACGTCAGCCGACGCCTCCATCGAACCCGCTCGTCGCCGTGCTGTCGGGCGCGAACATGAACTTCGGCAGGCTGCGGTTCGTGGCCGAGCGTGCCGAACTCGGCGAGCAGCGCGAGGCCCTGTTCGCCGTCACGATTCCCGAGCGCAAGGGCGCGTTCCGCGAGTTCTGCACCATCCTCGGTCCACGCGTCATCACCGAGTTCAACTACCGCCTGAACACGCGCGCCGAGGCGCACATCTTCGTCGGCGTGGCCACGCGGTCCGGCGCCGACGCCGCCGATGTGCTGGTGCGCTTGCAGGAGGGCGGTTATCAGGTCGCGGATCTGACGCACAGCGAAGTGGCGAAGCTCCACGTCCGCTACATGGTCGGCGGCCGGTCGCGCGACGTGCGTCGCGAGCGCGTCTGCCGCTTCGAGTTCCCCGAGCGACCGGGCGCGCTGCTGCAGTTCCTCGACACGCTCGGCGGTCGCTGGAACATCAGCCTGTTCCACTACCGCAATCACGGCGCCGACAGCGGACGCGTCCTCGCGGGCTTCGAGGTGCCGGAGGTCGACGACAGCGCGTTCGATGGCTTCCGGGAGGCCCTCGGGTACCGATCGTCGGAAGACACCGGCGACCAGGCCTACGCGCGTTTCCTCGCGTAG
- a CDS encoding sugar phosphate isomerase/epimerase, giving the protein MSHESSRRTFLKQAGVASAAAAASSAFGSPVTAAGTAVAAAAPGGSPKKAVLIGMLPRALPYAERFALAREVGFEGMEVNTIDDPADAEAIAKGAQAAKLPIHSVMNSEHWRSPLSSADASVVDKSVKGMLTSIGNAKLLGADTVLLVPAVVDEKTGYKDAWDRSFKVIRERILPEAEKQGIVIGIEEVWNKFLLSPLEMNAYVDSFKSKYVQAYFDVGNIVFYAYPQDWIRTLGARIRKVHLKDFKLDRRKGTFEFVHLGEGDIDWPEVRKALHEIGYGGYVTTEIRGGDKAYLTDVVARIDRFLAGQPPVAAPSA; this is encoded by the coding sequence ATGTCGCACGAATCCTCCCGTCGCACGTTCCTCAAGCAGGCCGGCGTGGCGTCCGCTGCGGCGGCCGCCTCCTCGGCCTTCGGTTCGCCCGTGACCGCGGCCGGGACCGCCGTCGCCGCCGCGGCTCCGGGCGGTTCTCCGAAGAAAGCGGTGCTCATCGGGATGTTGCCCCGTGCCCTGCCGTACGCGGAGCGCTTCGCCCTCGCGCGCGAAGTGGGCTTCGAGGGCATGGAGGTCAACACGATCGACGACCCTGCCGACGCGGAGGCCATCGCCAAGGGCGCGCAGGCGGCCAAGCTGCCCATCCACTCGGTGATGAACAGCGAGCACTGGCGCTCGCCGCTGTCGTCTGCCGATGCGTCGGTCGTCGACAAGAGCGTCAAGGGCATGCTCACGTCGATCGGCAACGCCAAGTTGCTCGGTGCCGACACGGTGCTGCTCGTGCCCGCCGTCGTCGACGAGAAGACCGGCTACAAGGACGCCTGGGATCGTTCCTTCAAGGTGATCAGGGAGCGCATCCTGCCGGAGGCCGAGAAGCAGGGCATCGTCATCGGCATCGAGGAGGTCTGGAACAAGTTCCTCCTGAGCCCGCTCGAGATGAATGCGTACGTCGACAGTTTCAAGTCGAAGTACGTGCAGGCGTACTTCGACGTCGGCAACATCGTGTTCTATGCGTATCCGCAGGACTGGATCCGCACGCTGGGCGCGCGCATCAGGAAGGTCCACCTGAAGGACTTCAAGCTCGATCGGCGCAAGGGGACGTTCGAGTTCGTCCATCTGGGCGAGGGCGACATCGACTGGCCCGAGGTGCGCAAGGCGCTGCACGAGATCGGCTACGGCGGCTACGTCACCACGGAAATCCGCGGTGGCGACAAGGCGTACCTGACCGACGTCGTCGCCCGCATCGATCGGTTCCTGGCCGGACAGCCGCCAGTGGCCGCTCCGTCTGCGTAG
- a CDS encoding class I mannose-6-phosphate isomerase, which produces MAVWQRPFTLLPTFAERPWGVTDLAPWFTNPTPGIKVGEAWFTADDNPTSAGPTLGALTRSFPTEILGPGLGTECPLLVKMLFTSERLSVQVHPDDEYAATHHDGSRGKTEAWHILSADPQATIGLGLSAPLTREQGEAAALSGDIERLMDWRRTSAGDTLLVPAGTVHALGPGLVLIEVQEQSDVTYRLFDYGRGRPLHLEHGFAVADLRPYTHGNDTFQTAEAGRTILTRCRYFTMERRTIVGTLAFTPLAPHVHLVMGISGEGTIDGTRLVPGSAWCVPAQADPFTIDSPNGCDVLITYPSVTPTPAFHAR; this is translated from the coding sequence ATGGCCGTCTGGCAACGACCGTTCACGCTCCTCCCCACGTTCGCCGAGCGCCCCTGGGGCGTCACGGACCTGGCGCCGTGGTTCACCAACCCGACGCCCGGCATCAAGGTGGGCGAAGCGTGGTTCACGGCCGACGACAACCCGACGAGCGCCGGCCCGACCCTCGGGGCACTCACGCGCTCCTTCCCCACCGAGATCCTCGGCCCCGGGCTCGGCACCGAGTGTCCGTTGCTGGTGAAGATGCTGTTCACCTCGGAACGGCTCTCGGTGCAGGTACACCCCGACGACGAGTATGCCGCGACGCACCACGATGGGTCGCGCGGCAAGACGGAAGCCTGGCACATCCTCTCGGCCGACCCACAGGCCACCATCGGACTGGGGCTGTCTGCCCCCCTCACGCGCGAACAGGGAGAAGCCGCCGCGTTGTCCGGCGACATCGAGCGGCTCATGGACTGGCGCCGCACGTCGGCGGGCGACACGCTCCTCGTGCCCGCAGGCACGGTGCACGCGCTCGGACCGGGTCTGGTCCTGATCGAGGTGCAGGAACAGTCAGACGTCACCTATCGCCTGTTCGACTACGGGCGTGGCCGGCCGCTGCATCTCGAGCACGGTTTTGCCGTGGCGGACCTGCGTCCGTACACGCACGGCAACGACACGTTCCAGACCGCCGAAGCGGGTCGCACCATCCTCACGCGCTGCCGCTACTTCACCATGGAGCGGCGCACCATCGTCGGCACGCTGGCGTTCACGCCGCTCGCGCCGCACGTCCATCTCGTGATGGGGATCAGTGGCGAAGGGACCATCGACGGGACGCGACTGGTGCCGGGCAGCGCGTGGTGCGTGCCGGCGCAGGCCGATCCGTTCACGATCGACAGCCCGAACGGATGCGACGTCCTCATCACCTATCCGTCGGTGACGCCGACGCCGGCCTTCCACGCGCGGTAG